One Ranitomeya imitator isolate aRanImi1 chromosome 1, aRanImi1.pri, whole genome shotgun sequence DNA window includes the following coding sequences:
- the TTLL5 gene encoding tubulin polyglutamylase TTLL5 isoform X5 translates to MPVWVTGASSERACAAEEAEAGCGEPSCISWSRGPHRVPVLVFHAEAILFQESWLRTVGERYHLSYKMVRTDSRLVRSILSAHGFQEVNARSNDFNLMWTGSHIKPHLMRCLTGFQRVNHFPRSYELTRKDRLYKNVQRMQHTHGVRNFNILPQTFLLPAEYQEFCDSFSKDRGPWIVKPVASSRGRGVYLVNSPSQVSVEENLLVSRYISNPLLIDGFKFDVRLYVLITSYDPLVIYLYEEGLTRFATVRYDQAAKNIKNQFMHLTNYSVNKRSTDYVSCDDPEVEDYGNKWSMSAMLRYLKQEGKDTAALMTQVEDLIIKTVISGELPIATACKSFQVHRGNCFELYGFDVLIDGNLRPWLLEVNLSPSLACDAPLDMKVKASMVSDMLTLIGLECQDPQQGTGREKRVPRPQRPLSASDIDTKMHLGSREKTGRSGVLGLSTEEVKILRRLQDEEARRGGFVRIFPRSDTWALYSSFLEHKTSMNYMLSTHLFSSKTVTNDPRLTLNAALYERKLISLQLRRAKRHGRTRRTALLRQSDCGVQEEEEEDDLEDEEEVQEQLSPPVPTLIPPVPALISLVPALTPPVPASRVSIIQLLHKGANLSKVQARLAFSGYLQRVQSRLQDERHKESAVPKAEEQMELVMRFLQRAAPNLQHSVSLKLPGRCLPVQEKRHLLAKQLGDFIHLYDQETHGLSGEDLGVNLTDFQVFLAEASELQLEEVLTFYTHKNKSASVFLGGSPCVETDGPQADSRIALGAPGTCSPQEVLPPSSDSHTVCSSSEAVAALGVISSNHRSRPLSSSSLLQPPSTFAQSASGVPRLQSCRLGLFSSFQSAAQIYSQRLSRAGSTWTAISQPHVLRTRSRSAGALRELEDPYHVGAVTASLQRLAERRARPSSSSHRKQLTQQLSRMNISSSSPPSRAGLCLTRAVHTEEKHSTGDDGDSSALPTTCSSAATISTEQSHDLEEPPDIQHGRLEPAPPTTPMGGARKLCPSRSVRVVVSDKQKNPGIVLVADPEAAYLHSRRTSVTSIAPAGLSDATQIVFARSRPPVPPPRTPSAVQKRRVVCPT, encoded by the exons AACGTTATCACCTGTCTTACAAGATGGTTCGCACAGACAGCCGCCTGGTCCGCAGCATTCTCTCCGCACATGGCTTCCAGGAG GTAAACGCAAGGAGCAATGACTTCAACCTGATGTGGACAGGGTCACACATCAAGCCACATCTGATGCGCTGCCTGACTGGCTTCCAGAGGGTTAACCATTTCCCCAG GTCGTATGAACTTACCCGCAAGGATCGACTCTACAAGAATGTACAGCGCATGCAGCATACTCATGGAGTGCGGAACTTTAACATCCTACCCCAGACCTTCCTGCTACCAGCAGAGTACCAGGAGTTCTGCG ACTCTTTCTCAAAGGATCGTGGACCCTGGATTGTCAAGCCAGTGGCATCATCTCGTGGACGTGGTGTTTATCTAGTGAACTCT CCATCTCAggtcagtgtggaggagaatctctTGGTGTCTCGCTATATCAGTAACCCTCTGTTGATCGATG GGTTCAAATTTGATGTCCGCTTGTATGTACTGATCACCTCCTACGATCCACTTGTCATCTACCTGTATGAAGAAGGGCTCACCAG GTTTGCTACGGTGCGGTATGATCAAGCTGCCAAGAATATAAAGAACCAGTTCATGCATCTGACAAACTACAGTGTGAATAAGAGGAGTACAGACTATGTGAG TTGCGATGACCCTGAAGTGGAGGATTATGGGAACAAATGGAGTATGAGTGCCATGCTACGTTACTTGAAGCAGGAAGGGAAGGACACAGCTG CGCTTATGACTCAGGTGGAGGATCTCATCATTAAGACGGTCATCTCTGGGGAACTTCCGATAGCCACAGCCTGCAAGTCCTTCCAGGTGCACAGAGGGAACTGCTTTG AGCTTTATGGTTTTGATGTGCTCATTGATGGGAATCTTAGACCTTGGCTCCTAGAAGTTAATTTGTCTCCATCGCTGGCCTG TGACGCCCCTCTGGACATGAAGGTGAAGGCCAGTATGGTTTCTGACATGTTGACCCTGATAG GTTTGGAGTGTCAGGACCCTCAGCAAGGAACGGGACGTGAGAAGCGGGTCCCAAGACCACAG CGCCCCCTGTCAGCCAGCGACATTGACACCAAAATGCACCTTGGAAGCAGAGAGAAGACTGGAAGAAGTGGGGTCCTGGGTCTGTCCACGGAGGAG GTAAAGATCTTGCGTAGGCTGCAGGATGAGGAAGCGAGACGTGGCGGTTTTGTTCGCATATTTCCTAGATCTGATACTTGGGCACTGTACAG ctcgttcctgGAACACAAGACATCCATGAATTACATGCTGTCCACCCACCTCTTCTCCAGCAA AACAGTTACAAATGACCCCCGACTGACTCtaaatgcagctttgtatgaacgaAAACTGATTTCACTACAACTGCGTAGGGCCAAGAGGCATGGGCGAACACGTAGAACAG CTTTGCTTCGCCAATCTGACTGcggtgtacaggaggaagaggaggaagatgacCTTGAAGATGAGGAAGAGGTGCAGGAGCAGCTGAGCCCTCCAGTACCCACTCTGATCCCCCCAGTACCCGCCTTGATCTCTCTGGTACCCGCCCTGACCCCTCCAGTACCCGCTTCCCGTGTCAGTATCATTCAGCTGTTACATAAGGGGGCAAACCTTAG TAAGGTCCAGGCTCGTCTGGCTTTCTCTGGCTATTTACAGCGGGTGCAGAGTCGTCTACAGGATGAGCGACATAAAGAGAGTGCAGTGCCGAAAGCTGAAGAGCAGATG GAGCTGGTGATGAGGTTTCTGCAGAGGGCGGCTCCTAATTTACAGCATTCGGTGAGTCTGAAGTTGCCAGGCCGATGTTTGCCCGTCCAGGAAAAACGTCACCTGCTGGCCAAGCAGCTGGGAGACTTCATCCACCTGTACGATCAG GAGACGCATGGGCTCAGTGGGGAGGATTTGGGGGTGAATCTGACGGATTTTCAGGTCTTTCTGGCCGAGGCTAG TGAACTTCAGCTGGAGGAAGTTCTGACATTTTACACCCACAAGAATAAATCTGCCAGCGTTTTCCTGGGGGGATCCCCCTGCGTGGAGACTGACGGTCCACAGGCAG ATTCGCGGATAGCCCTTGGGGCCCCAGGAACATGTTCTCCACAGGAAG TCTTGCCGCCATCTTCAGATTCTCACACAGTCTGCTCATCATCGGAGGCTGTTGCAGCACTTGGAGTCATATCATCAAATCACAGGTCACGTCCTCTGTCCTCCTCGAGCCTTTTGCAGCCACCTTCCACCTTTGCACAGTCTGCCTCCGGGGTGCCACGCCTTCAGTCTTGCCGACTGGGATTATTCTCCTCTTTCCAAAGTGCTGCTCAGATCTACAGTCAGCGCCTGAGTCGGGCGGGCTCCACTTGGACAG CCATTTCGCAGCCACATGTCCTGAGAACTCGAAGCCGCTCTGCGGGGGCACTGAGAGAGCTGGAAGACCCCTATCATGTGGGAGCAGTGACTGCGTCATTGCAGCGCCTGGCAGAGAGGCGAGCTAGACCCTCCAGCTCCAGTCACCGGAAACAGCTGACACAGCAG CTGTCCCGCatgaacatcagcagcagcagccctccCTCCAGAGCAGGACTCTGCCTGACAAGAGCTGTTCACACGGAGGAAAAGCACAG CACGGGGGATGATGGTGACAGTTCAGCGCTCCCCACCACCTGTAGCAGCGCTGCCACCATCTCAACAGAGCAGAGTCACGACCTGGAGGAG CCTCCAGACATCCAGCATGGCCGCCTTGAGCCAGCTCCGCCTACTACCCCGATGGGAGGAGCCAGAAAGCTGTGTCCCTCGCGTTCAGTGCG GGTGGTGGTGTCAGACAAACAGAAGAACCCTGGTATTGTCCTTGTTGCGGACCCCGAAGCTGCGTACCTCCATAGCAGGCGGACTTCAGTCACAAGCATTGCACCTGCAGGCCTTTCCGACGCCACCCAGATTGTGTTTGCCAGATCCAGACCTCCAGTCCCTCCACCCAGGACGCCCAGTGCAGTGCAGAAGAGGAGGGTGGTCTGCCCGACATGA
- the TTLL5 gene encoding tubulin polyglutamylase TTLL5 isoform X3 produces MPVWVTGASSERACAAEEAEAGCGEPSCISWSRGPHRVPVLVFHAEAILFQESWLRTVGERYHLSYKMVRTDSRLVRSILSAHGFQEVNARSNDFNLMWTGSHIKPHLMRCLTGFQRVNHFPRSYELTRKDRLYKNVQRMQHTHGVRNFNILPQTFLLPAEYQEFCDSFSKDRGPWIVKPVASSRGRGVYLVNSPSQVSVEENLLVSRYISNPLLIDGFKFDVRLYVLITSYDPLVIYLYEEGLTRFATVRYDQAAKNIKNQFMHLTNYSVNKRSTDYVSCDDPEVEDYGNKWSMSAMLRYLKQEGKDTAALMTQVEDLIIKTVISGELPIATACKSFQVHRGNCFELYGFDVLIDGNLRPWLLEVNLSPSLACDAPLDMKVKASMVSDMLTLIGLECQDPQQGTGREKRVPRPQRPLSASDIDTKMHLGSREKTGRSGVLGLSTEEVKILRRLQDEEARRGGFVRIFPRSDTWALYSSFLEHKTSMNYMLSTHLFSSKTVTNDPRLTLNAALYERKLISLQLRRAKRHGRTRRTALLRQSDCGVQEEEEEDDLEDEEEVQEQLSPPVPTLIPPVPALISLVPALTPPVPASRVSIIQLLHKGANLSKVQARLAFSGYLQRVQSRLQDERHKESAVPKAEEQMELVMRFLQRAAPNLQHSVSLKLPGRCLPVQEKRHLLAKQLGDFIHLYDQETHGLSGEDLGVNLTDFQVFLAEASELQLEEVLTFYTHKNKSASVFLGGSPCVETDGPQADSRIALGAPGTCSPQEGQCFKTSPPSLSTLPFDHLFLSTVLPPSSDSHTVCSSSEAVAALGVISSNHRSRPLSSSSLLQPPSTFAQSASGVPRLQSCRLGLFSSFQSAAQIYSQRLSRAGSTWTAISQPHVLRTRSRSAGALRELEDPYHVGAVTASLQRLAERRARPSSSSHRKQLTQQLSRMNISSSSPPSRAGLCLTRAVHTEEKHSTGDDGDSSALPTTCSSAATISTEQSHDLEEPPDIQHGRLEPAPPTTPMGGARKLCPSRSVRVVVSDKQKNPGIVLVADPEAAYLHSRRTSVTSIAPAGLSDATQIVFARSRPPVPPPRTPSAVQKRRVVCPT; encoded by the exons AACGTTATCACCTGTCTTACAAGATGGTTCGCACAGACAGCCGCCTGGTCCGCAGCATTCTCTCCGCACATGGCTTCCAGGAG GTAAACGCAAGGAGCAATGACTTCAACCTGATGTGGACAGGGTCACACATCAAGCCACATCTGATGCGCTGCCTGACTGGCTTCCAGAGGGTTAACCATTTCCCCAG GTCGTATGAACTTACCCGCAAGGATCGACTCTACAAGAATGTACAGCGCATGCAGCATACTCATGGAGTGCGGAACTTTAACATCCTACCCCAGACCTTCCTGCTACCAGCAGAGTACCAGGAGTTCTGCG ACTCTTTCTCAAAGGATCGTGGACCCTGGATTGTCAAGCCAGTGGCATCATCTCGTGGACGTGGTGTTTATCTAGTGAACTCT CCATCTCAggtcagtgtggaggagaatctctTGGTGTCTCGCTATATCAGTAACCCTCTGTTGATCGATG GGTTCAAATTTGATGTCCGCTTGTATGTACTGATCACCTCCTACGATCCACTTGTCATCTACCTGTATGAAGAAGGGCTCACCAG GTTTGCTACGGTGCGGTATGATCAAGCTGCCAAGAATATAAAGAACCAGTTCATGCATCTGACAAACTACAGTGTGAATAAGAGGAGTACAGACTATGTGAG TTGCGATGACCCTGAAGTGGAGGATTATGGGAACAAATGGAGTATGAGTGCCATGCTACGTTACTTGAAGCAGGAAGGGAAGGACACAGCTG CGCTTATGACTCAGGTGGAGGATCTCATCATTAAGACGGTCATCTCTGGGGAACTTCCGATAGCCACAGCCTGCAAGTCCTTCCAGGTGCACAGAGGGAACTGCTTTG AGCTTTATGGTTTTGATGTGCTCATTGATGGGAATCTTAGACCTTGGCTCCTAGAAGTTAATTTGTCTCCATCGCTGGCCTG TGACGCCCCTCTGGACATGAAGGTGAAGGCCAGTATGGTTTCTGACATGTTGACCCTGATAG GTTTGGAGTGTCAGGACCCTCAGCAAGGAACGGGACGTGAGAAGCGGGTCCCAAGACCACAG CGCCCCCTGTCAGCCAGCGACATTGACACCAAAATGCACCTTGGAAGCAGAGAGAAGACTGGAAGAAGTGGGGTCCTGGGTCTGTCCACGGAGGAG GTAAAGATCTTGCGTAGGCTGCAGGATGAGGAAGCGAGACGTGGCGGTTTTGTTCGCATATTTCCTAGATCTGATACTTGGGCACTGTACAG ctcgttcctgGAACACAAGACATCCATGAATTACATGCTGTCCACCCACCTCTTCTCCAGCAA AACAGTTACAAATGACCCCCGACTGACTCtaaatgcagctttgtatgaacgaAAACTGATTTCACTACAACTGCGTAGGGCCAAGAGGCATGGGCGAACACGTAGAACAG CTTTGCTTCGCCAATCTGACTGcggtgtacaggaggaagaggaggaagatgacCTTGAAGATGAGGAAGAGGTGCAGGAGCAGCTGAGCCCTCCAGTACCCACTCTGATCCCCCCAGTACCCGCCTTGATCTCTCTGGTACCCGCCCTGACCCCTCCAGTACCCGCTTCCCGTGTCAGTATCATTCAGCTGTTACATAAGGGGGCAAACCTTAG TAAGGTCCAGGCTCGTCTGGCTTTCTCTGGCTATTTACAGCGGGTGCAGAGTCGTCTACAGGATGAGCGACATAAAGAGAGTGCAGTGCCGAAAGCTGAAGAGCAGATG GAGCTGGTGATGAGGTTTCTGCAGAGGGCGGCTCCTAATTTACAGCATTCGGTGAGTCTGAAGTTGCCAGGCCGATGTTTGCCCGTCCAGGAAAAACGTCACCTGCTGGCCAAGCAGCTGGGAGACTTCATCCACCTGTACGATCAG GAGACGCATGGGCTCAGTGGGGAGGATTTGGGGGTGAATCTGACGGATTTTCAGGTCTTTCTGGCCGAGGCTAG TGAACTTCAGCTGGAGGAAGTTCTGACATTTTACACCCACAAGAATAAATCTGCCAGCGTTTTCCTGGGGGGATCCCCCTGCGTGGAGACTGACGGTCCACAGGCAG ATTCGCGGATAGCCCTTGGGGCCCCAGGAACATGTTCTCCACAGGAAGGTCAGTGCTTCAAGACATCACCTCCCTCTCTGTCCACCCTTCCTTTTGATCATCTTTTCCTGTCCACAGTCTTGCCGCCATCTTCAGATTCTCACACAGTCTGCTCATCATCGGAGGCTGTTGCAGCACTTGGAGTCATATCATCAAATCACAGGTCACGTCCTCTGTCCTCCTCGAGCCTTTTGCAGCCACCTTCCACCTTTGCACAGTCTGCCTCCGGGGTGCCACGCCTTCAGTCTTGCCGACTGGGATTATTCTCCTCTTTCCAAAGTGCTGCTCAGATCTACAGTCAGCGCCTGAGTCGGGCGGGCTCCACTTGGACAG CCATTTCGCAGCCACATGTCCTGAGAACTCGAAGCCGCTCTGCGGGGGCACTGAGAGAGCTGGAAGACCCCTATCATGTGGGAGCAGTGACTGCGTCATTGCAGCGCCTGGCAGAGAGGCGAGCTAGACCCTCCAGCTCCAGTCACCGGAAACAGCTGACACAGCAG CTGTCCCGCatgaacatcagcagcagcagccctccCTCCAGAGCAGGACTCTGCCTGACAAGAGCTGTTCACACGGAGGAAAAGCACAG CACGGGGGATGATGGTGACAGTTCAGCGCTCCCCACCACCTGTAGCAGCGCTGCCACCATCTCAACAGAGCAGAGTCACGACCTGGAGGAG CCTCCAGACATCCAGCATGGCCGCCTTGAGCCAGCTCCGCCTACTACCCCGATGGGAGGAGCCAGAAAGCTGTGTCCCTCGCGTTCAGTGCG GGTGGTGGTGTCAGACAAACAGAAGAACCCTGGTATTGTCCTTGTTGCGGACCCCGAAGCTGCGTACCTCCATAGCAGGCGGACTTCAGTCACAAGCATTGCACCTGCAGGCCTTTCCGACGCCACCCAGATTGTGTTTGCCAGATCCAGACCTCCAGTCCCTCCACCCAGGACGCCCAGTGCAGTGCAGAAGAGGAGGGTGGTCTGCCCGACATGA
- the TTLL5 gene encoding tubulin polyglutamylase TTLL5 isoform X6, translating to MVRTDSRLVRSILSAHGFQEVNARSNDFNLMWTGSHIKPHLMRCLTGFQRVNHFPRSYELTRKDRLYKNVQRMQHTHGVRNFNILPQTFLLPAEYQEFCDSFSKDRGPWIVKPVASSRGRGVYLVNSPSQVSVEENLLVSRYISNPLLIDGFKFDVRLYVLITSYDPLVIYLYEEGLTRFATVRYDQAAKNIKNQFMHLTNYSVNKRSTDYVSCDDPEVEDYGNKWSMSAMLRYLKQEGKDTAALMTQVEDLIIKTVISGELPIATACKSFQVHRGNCFELYGFDVLIDGNLRPWLLEVNLSPSLACDAPLDMKVKASMVSDMLTLIGLECQDPQQGTGREKRVPRPQRPLSASDIDTKMHLGSREKTGRSGVLGLSTEEVKILRRLQDEEARRGGFVRIFPRSDTWALYSSFLEHKTSMNYMLSTHLFSSKTVTNDPRLTLNAALYERKLISLQLRRAKRHGRTRRTALLRQSDCGVQEEEEEDDLEDEEEVQEQLSPPVPTLIPPVPALISLVPALTPPVPASRVSIIQLLHKGANLSKVQARLAFSGYLQRVQSRLQDERHKESAVPKAEEQMELVMRFLQRAAPNLQHSVSLKLPGRCLPVQEKRHLLAKQLGDFIHLYDQETHGLSGEDLGVNLTDFQVFLAEASELQLEEVLTFYTHKNKSASVFLGGSPCVETDGPQADSRIALGAPGTCSPQEVLPPSSDSHTVCSSSEAVAALGVISSNHRSRPLSSSSLLQPPSTFAQSASGVPRLQSCRLGLFSSFQSAAQIYSQRLSRAGSTWTAISQPHVLRTRSRSAGALRELEDPYHVGAVTASLQRLAERRARPSSSSHRKQLTQQLSRMNISSSSPPSRAGLCLTRAVHTEEKHSTGDDGDSSALPTTCSSAATISTEQSHDLEEPPDIQHGRLEPAPPTTPMGGARKLCPSRSVRVVVSDKQKNPGIVLVADPEAAYLHSRRTSVTSIAPAGLSDATQIVFARSRPPVPPPRTPSAVQKRRVVCPT from the exons ATGGTTCGCACAGACAGCCGCCTGGTCCGCAGCATTCTCTCCGCACATGGCTTCCAGGAG GTAAACGCAAGGAGCAATGACTTCAACCTGATGTGGACAGGGTCACACATCAAGCCACATCTGATGCGCTGCCTGACTGGCTTCCAGAGGGTTAACCATTTCCCCAG GTCGTATGAACTTACCCGCAAGGATCGACTCTACAAGAATGTACAGCGCATGCAGCATACTCATGGAGTGCGGAACTTTAACATCCTACCCCAGACCTTCCTGCTACCAGCAGAGTACCAGGAGTTCTGCG ACTCTTTCTCAAAGGATCGTGGACCCTGGATTGTCAAGCCAGTGGCATCATCTCGTGGACGTGGTGTTTATCTAGTGAACTCT CCATCTCAggtcagtgtggaggagaatctctTGGTGTCTCGCTATATCAGTAACCCTCTGTTGATCGATG GGTTCAAATTTGATGTCCGCTTGTATGTACTGATCACCTCCTACGATCCACTTGTCATCTACCTGTATGAAGAAGGGCTCACCAG GTTTGCTACGGTGCGGTATGATCAAGCTGCCAAGAATATAAAGAACCAGTTCATGCATCTGACAAACTACAGTGTGAATAAGAGGAGTACAGACTATGTGAG TTGCGATGACCCTGAAGTGGAGGATTATGGGAACAAATGGAGTATGAGTGCCATGCTACGTTACTTGAAGCAGGAAGGGAAGGACACAGCTG CGCTTATGACTCAGGTGGAGGATCTCATCATTAAGACGGTCATCTCTGGGGAACTTCCGATAGCCACAGCCTGCAAGTCCTTCCAGGTGCACAGAGGGAACTGCTTTG AGCTTTATGGTTTTGATGTGCTCATTGATGGGAATCTTAGACCTTGGCTCCTAGAAGTTAATTTGTCTCCATCGCTGGCCTG TGACGCCCCTCTGGACATGAAGGTGAAGGCCAGTATGGTTTCTGACATGTTGACCCTGATAG GTTTGGAGTGTCAGGACCCTCAGCAAGGAACGGGACGTGAGAAGCGGGTCCCAAGACCACAG CGCCCCCTGTCAGCCAGCGACATTGACACCAAAATGCACCTTGGAAGCAGAGAGAAGACTGGAAGAAGTGGGGTCCTGGGTCTGTCCACGGAGGAG GTAAAGATCTTGCGTAGGCTGCAGGATGAGGAAGCGAGACGTGGCGGTTTTGTTCGCATATTTCCTAGATCTGATACTTGGGCACTGTACAG ctcgttcctgGAACACAAGACATCCATGAATTACATGCTGTCCACCCACCTCTTCTCCAGCAA AACAGTTACAAATGACCCCCGACTGACTCtaaatgcagctttgtatgaacgaAAACTGATTTCACTACAACTGCGTAGGGCCAAGAGGCATGGGCGAACACGTAGAACAG CTTTGCTTCGCCAATCTGACTGcggtgtacaggaggaagaggaggaagatgacCTTGAAGATGAGGAAGAGGTGCAGGAGCAGCTGAGCCCTCCAGTACCCACTCTGATCCCCCCAGTACCCGCCTTGATCTCTCTGGTACCCGCCCTGACCCCTCCAGTACCCGCTTCCCGTGTCAGTATCATTCAGCTGTTACATAAGGGGGCAAACCTTAG TAAGGTCCAGGCTCGTCTGGCTTTCTCTGGCTATTTACAGCGGGTGCAGAGTCGTCTACAGGATGAGCGACATAAAGAGAGTGCAGTGCCGAAAGCTGAAGAGCAGATG GAGCTGGTGATGAGGTTTCTGCAGAGGGCGGCTCCTAATTTACAGCATTCGGTGAGTCTGAAGTTGCCAGGCCGATGTTTGCCCGTCCAGGAAAAACGTCACCTGCTGGCCAAGCAGCTGGGAGACTTCATCCACCTGTACGATCAG GAGACGCATGGGCTCAGTGGGGAGGATTTGGGGGTGAATCTGACGGATTTTCAGGTCTTTCTGGCCGAGGCTAG TGAACTTCAGCTGGAGGAAGTTCTGACATTTTACACCCACAAGAATAAATCTGCCAGCGTTTTCCTGGGGGGATCCCCCTGCGTGGAGACTGACGGTCCACAGGCAG ATTCGCGGATAGCCCTTGGGGCCCCAGGAACATGTTCTCCACAGGAAG TCTTGCCGCCATCTTCAGATTCTCACACAGTCTGCTCATCATCGGAGGCTGTTGCAGCACTTGGAGTCATATCATCAAATCACAGGTCACGTCCTCTGTCCTCCTCGAGCCTTTTGCAGCCACCTTCCACCTTTGCACAGTCTGCCTCCGGGGTGCCACGCCTTCAGTCTTGCCGACTGGGATTATTCTCCTCTTTCCAAAGTGCTGCTCAGATCTACAGTCAGCGCCTGAGTCGGGCGGGCTCCACTTGGACAG CCATTTCGCAGCCACATGTCCTGAGAACTCGAAGCCGCTCTGCGGGGGCACTGAGAGAGCTGGAAGACCCCTATCATGTGGGAGCAGTGACTGCGTCATTGCAGCGCCTGGCAGAGAGGCGAGCTAGACCCTCCAGCTCCAGTCACCGGAAACAGCTGACACAGCAG CTGTCCCGCatgaacatcagcagcagcagccctccCTCCAGAGCAGGACTCTGCCTGACAAGAGCTGTTCACACGGAGGAAAAGCACAG CACGGGGGATGATGGTGACAGTTCAGCGCTCCCCACCACCTGTAGCAGCGCTGCCACCATCTCAACAGAGCAGAGTCACGACCTGGAGGAG CCTCCAGACATCCAGCATGGCCGCCTTGAGCCAGCTCCGCCTACTACCCCGATGGGAGGAGCCAGAAAGCTGTGTCCCTCGCGTTCAGTGCG GGTGGTGGTGTCAGACAAACAGAAGAACCCTGGTATTGTCCTTGTTGCGGACCCCGAAGCTGCGTACCTCCATAGCAGGCGGACTTCAGTCACAAGCATTGCACCTGCAGGCCTTTCCGACGCCACCCAGATTGTGTTTGCCAGATCCAGACCTCCAGTCCCTCCACCCAGGACGCCCAGTGCAGTGCAGAAGAGGAGGGTGGTCTGCCCGACATGA